A window of the Lactuca sativa cultivar Salinas chromosome 7, Lsat_Salinas_v11, whole genome shotgun sequence genome harbors these coding sequences:
- the LOC111903629 gene encoding putative receptor-like protein kinase At5g39000 isoform X2, which translates to MKMKRDPLFTLGNIYSNNKFIIFKSIINFNNHLRCNSFSSKCACNSACKPTSSIIIFAATADGMETQSSMESSVQTCRHFDFCEILLATANFDDALVIGKGGFGKVYKGNIINGSSVAVAAIKRLDLVSSQGASEFWAEVEMLSNLRHCHLVSLFGYCNYEKEMILIYEYMPNGTLEDHLHKLGTPLSWLQRLKICIGAARGLDYLHTGTGIDLGVIHRDVKPSNILLHESWSAKISDFGLSKIGPTNQPCTYINTLVKGTFGYFDPNYFTTGKLTRKSDVYAFGVVLLEVLCRKRAVDNSLDVGLATWAQDSIKEGNLKHIIDSSIRCQISSKCLKEFVRIVERCLLSNPKRRPTMAEVVVGLESVLNLQEKRNSLLQPAGRTIFGRMVDRFPSLSSRENSAHGGSDLSTNNKGDNRNVGDTVVDNEDFTIPMPSLKVFKFVDLKKATRNFSQHFLLGRGGLGEVFLGWVDKNTLAPSREGVGIAVAVKRYSEDLPEWETVVTGLGELSHPNIVSVLGYSDDKKHQCLLVYEYIHNRNLGRFLFQDEHDFVEPLSWGTRLMIMIGVARGLAFMHSSKNQVIHGHVEPSNIYLDQNFNAKLGDFVLAKFGPEIQKLDSITTGVMCSLGYFDSQYLSTGHLTVKSDIYSFGVVLLETLIGHRAWSIEWPISEFNLVDRDKAFK; encoded by the exons ATGAAAATGAAAAGAGATCCCCTATTTACGCTTGGCAACATCTATTCCAACAACAAGTTTATAATATTCAAAAGTATTATCAACTTCAATAATCATCTTCGCTGTAATTCTTTTTCTTCAAAGTGTGCTTGTAATTCAGCTTGTAAACCTACTTCTTCAATAATAATATTCGCTGCTACCGCTGATGGTATGGAAACTCAATCCTCCATGGAATCGTCAGTACAAACATGCCGTCACTTTGACTTTTGTGAGATTCTCTTAGCAACCGCTAACTTTGACGATGCATTAGTAATTGGGAAAGGGGGTTTTGGAAAAGTTTACAAAGGTAACATTATCAATGGATCAAGTGTTGCGGTTGCTGCCATCAAACGGTTAGATTTAGTGTCCTCTCAAGGGGCCTCAGAGTTCTGGGCAGAAGTTGAGATGCTTTCAAACTTGCGTCACTGTCACCTTGTATCTTTATTTGGCTATTGTAATTATGAAAAAGAGATGATTCTCATCTACGAATATATGCCCAATGGAACACTTGAAGACCACCTCCATAAGCTTGGTACCCCTCTTTCTTGGCTTCAACGACTCAAGATCTGCATAGGTGCTGCTCGTGGGTTAGACTATCTCCACACCGGTACAGGGATTGATTTGGGTGTTATACATCGTGATGTCAAGCCCTCAAATATTTTGTTACATGAAAGCTGGTCAGCAAAAATATCAGATTTTGGATTGTCGAAAATAGGGCCAACAAATCAGCCGTGTACTTATATAAACACACTTGTTAAAGGAACTTTTGGGTATTTCGATCCAAATTATTTCACAACCGGAAAGCTAACAAGGAAGTCCGATGTGTATGCTTTTGGTGTGGTACTGTTGGAAGTGCTGTGTCGGAAGCGTGCAGTTGATAATAGTCTTGATGTGGGCCTGGCAACATGGGCTCAAGATTCTATCAAAGAAGGAAATTTAAAACATATTATTGATTCTTCTATAAGGTGTCAGATATCCTCAAAATGTTTGAAGGAGTTTGTTAGAATTGTAGAGAGATGTTTGCTTAGTAATCCAAAGCGGCGTCCTACCATGGCTGAGGTTGTGGTTGGTCTTGAGTCTGTACTGAACTTACAAGAGAAAAGGAATAGTTTGTTGCAACCTGCTGGAAGAACCATATTTGGTCGAATGGTTGATAGGTTCCCCTCCTTGTCTAGCAGAGAGAACTCTG CCCATGGTGGTTCAGATCTATCAACTAACAACAAAGGGGACAATAGAAATGTTGGTGATACTGTGGTTGATAACGAAGATTTCACAATTCCTATGCCAAGTTTGAAAGTATTTAAGTTTGTTGATCTAAAAAAAGCTACAAGAAACTTCAGTCAACATTTTCTCTTGGGCAGGGGAGGTTTGGGAGAGGTGTTCTTAGGTTGGGTTGACAAGAACACATTGGCCCCttcaagagagggtgttggaATTGCTGTTGCTGTTAAAAGGTACTCTGAAGATCTTCCAGAATGGGAG ACGGTGGTGACTGGCTTGGGGGAGTTGTCTCATCCAAACATTGTTAGTGTCTTGGGATATTCCGATGATAAAAAACACCAATGCTTGCTTGTTTATGAGTATATACACAACCGAAATCTTGGGCGCTTCTTATTTCAAG ATGAACATGATTTTGTTGAACCACTTTCATGGGGAACACGACTTATGATAATGATAGGAGTAGCTCGTGGGCTTGCTTTTATGCATTCGTCAAAAAATCAAGTCATACACGGTCATGTTGAACCATCTAATATATATTTGGATCAG AATTTTAATGCAAAACTAGGGGATTTTGTGTTGGCAAAATTTGGCCCAGAAATCCAGAAGTTGGACAGTATTACTACAGGAGTTATGTGTAGCTTAGGTTATTTCGACTCACAATATCTAAGCACAG GCCACTTGACTGTGAAGAGTGACATTTATAGCTTTGGAGTGGTGTTGTTGGAAACCTTAATAGGCCATCGAGCATGGAGTATAGAGTGGCCTATATCTGAGTTTAATTTAGTAGATAGAGACAAG GCCTTCAAGTGA
- the LOC111903629 gene encoding putative receptor-like protein kinase At5g39000 isoform X3: protein MKMKRDPLFTLGNIYSNNKFIIFKSIINFNNHLRCNSFSSKCACNSACKPTSSIIIFAATADGMETQSSMESSVQTCRHFDFCEILLATANFDDALVIGKGGFGKVYKGNIINGSSVAVAAIKRLDLVSSQGASEFWAEVEMLSNLRHCHLVSLFGYCNYEKEMILIYEYMPNGTLEDHLHKLGTPLSWLQRLKICIGAARGLDYLHTGTGIDLGVIHRDVKPSNILLHESWSAKISDFGLSKIGPTNQPCTYINTLVKGTFGYFDPNYFTTGKLTRKSDVYAFGVVLLEVLCRKRAVDNSLDVGLATWAQDSIKEGNLKHIIDSSIRCQISSKCLKEFVRIVERCLLSNPKRRPTMAEVVVGLESVLNLQEKRNSLLQPAGRTIFGRMVDRFPSLSSRENSAHGGSDLSTNNKGDNRNVGDTVVDNEDFTIPMPSLKVFKFVDLKKATRNFSQHFLLGRGGLGEVFLGWVDKNTLAPSREGVGIAVAVKRYSEDLPEWETVVTGLGELSHPNIVSVLGYSDDKKHQCLLVYEYIHNRNLGRFLFQDEHDFVEPLSWGTRLMIMIGVARGLAFMHSSKNQVIHGHVEPSNIYLDQGILCWQNLAQKSRSWTVLLQELCVA from the exons ATGAAAATGAAAAGAGATCCCCTATTTACGCTTGGCAACATCTATTCCAACAACAAGTTTATAATATTCAAAAGTATTATCAACTTCAATAATCATCTTCGCTGTAATTCTTTTTCTTCAAAGTGTGCTTGTAATTCAGCTTGTAAACCTACTTCTTCAATAATAATATTCGCTGCTACCGCTGATGGTATGGAAACTCAATCCTCCATGGAATCGTCAGTACAAACATGCCGTCACTTTGACTTTTGTGAGATTCTCTTAGCAACCGCTAACTTTGACGATGCATTAGTAATTGGGAAAGGGGGTTTTGGAAAAGTTTACAAAGGTAACATTATCAATGGATCAAGTGTTGCGGTTGCTGCCATCAAACGGTTAGATTTAGTGTCCTCTCAAGGGGCCTCAGAGTTCTGGGCAGAAGTTGAGATGCTTTCAAACTTGCGTCACTGTCACCTTGTATCTTTATTTGGCTATTGTAATTATGAAAAAGAGATGATTCTCATCTACGAATATATGCCCAATGGAACACTTGAAGACCACCTCCATAAGCTTGGTACCCCTCTTTCTTGGCTTCAACGACTCAAGATCTGCATAGGTGCTGCTCGTGGGTTAGACTATCTCCACACCGGTACAGGGATTGATTTGGGTGTTATACATCGTGATGTCAAGCCCTCAAATATTTTGTTACATGAAAGCTGGTCAGCAAAAATATCAGATTTTGGATTGTCGAAAATAGGGCCAACAAATCAGCCGTGTACTTATATAAACACACTTGTTAAAGGAACTTTTGGGTATTTCGATCCAAATTATTTCACAACCGGAAAGCTAACAAGGAAGTCCGATGTGTATGCTTTTGGTGTGGTACTGTTGGAAGTGCTGTGTCGGAAGCGTGCAGTTGATAATAGTCTTGATGTGGGCCTGGCAACATGGGCTCAAGATTCTATCAAAGAAGGAAATTTAAAACATATTATTGATTCTTCTATAAGGTGTCAGATATCCTCAAAATGTTTGAAGGAGTTTGTTAGAATTGTAGAGAGATGTTTGCTTAGTAATCCAAAGCGGCGTCCTACCATGGCTGAGGTTGTGGTTGGTCTTGAGTCTGTACTGAACTTACAAGAGAAAAGGAATAGTTTGTTGCAACCTGCTGGAAGAACCATATTTGGTCGAATGGTTGATAGGTTCCCCTCCTTGTCTAGCAGAGAGAACTCTG CCCATGGTGGTTCAGATCTATCAACTAACAACAAAGGGGACAATAGAAATGTTGGTGATACTGTGGTTGATAACGAAGATTTCACAATTCCTATGCCAAGTTTGAAAGTATTTAAGTTTGTTGATCTAAAAAAAGCTACAAGAAACTTCAGTCAACATTTTCTCTTGGGCAGGGGAGGTTTGGGAGAGGTGTTCTTAGGTTGGGTTGACAAGAACACATTGGCCCCttcaagagagggtgttggaATTGCTGTTGCTGTTAAAAGGTACTCTGAAGATCTTCCAGAATGGGAG ACGGTGGTGACTGGCTTGGGGGAGTTGTCTCATCCAAACATTGTTAGTGTCTTGGGATATTCCGATGATAAAAAACACCAATGCTTGCTTGTTTATGAGTATATACACAACCGAAATCTTGGGCGCTTCTTATTTCAAG ATGAACATGATTTTGTTGAACCACTTTCATGGGGAACACGACTTATGATAATGATAGGAGTAGCTCGTGGGCTTGCTTTTATGCATTCGTCAAAAAATCAAGTCATACACGGTCATGTTGAACCATCTAATATATATTTGGATCAG GGGATTTTGTGTTGGCAAAATTTGGCCCAGAAATCCAGAAGTTGGACAGTATTACTACAGGAGTTATGTGTAGCTTAG
- the LOC111903629 gene encoding probable receptor-like protein kinase At5g38990 isoform X1 yields MKMKRDPLFTLGNIYSNNKFIIFKSIINFNNHLRCNSFSSKCACNSACKPTSSIIIFAATADGMETQSSMESSVQTCRHFDFCEILLATANFDDALVIGKGGFGKVYKGNIINGSSVAVAAIKRLDLVSSQGASEFWAEVEMLSNLRHCHLVSLFGYCNYEKEMILIYEYMPNGTLEDHLHKLGTPLSWLQRLKICIGAARGLDYLHTGTGIDLGVIHRDVKPSNILLHESWSAKISDFGLSKIGPTNQPCTYINTLVKGTFGYFDPNYFTTGKLTRKSDVYAFGVVLLEVLCRKRAVDNSLDVGLATWAQDSIKEGNLKHIIDSSIRCQISSKCLKEFVRIVERCLLSNPKRRPTMAEVVVGLESVLNLQEKRNSLLQPAGRTIFGRMVDRFPSLSSRENSAHGGSDLSTNNKGDNRNVGDTVVDNEDFTIPMPSLKVFKFVDLKKATRNFSQHFLLGRGGLGEVFLGWVDKNTLAPSREGVGIAVAVKRYSEDLPEWETVVTGLGELSHPNIVSVLGYSDDKKHQCLLVYEYIHNRNLGRFLFQDEHDFVEPLSWGTRLMIMIGVARGLAFMHSSKNQVIHGHVEPSNIYLDQNFNAKLGDFVLAKFGPEIQKLDSITTGVMCSLGYFDSQYLSTGHLTVKSDIYSFGVVLLETLIGHRAWSIEWPISEFNLVDRDKVKKIIDPHLRHNYPLEDAFSCVMLALRCVAMDPKDRPSSEEVLQSLEQLHVVKS; encoded by the exons ATGAAAATGAAAAGAGATCCCCTATTTACGCTTGGCAACATCTATTCCAACAACAAGTTTATAATATTCAAAAGTATTATCAACTTCAATAATCATCTTCGCTGTAATTCTTTTTCTTCAAAGTGTGCTTGTAATTCAGCTTGTAAACCTACTTCTTCAATAATAATATTCGCTGCTACCGCTGATGGTATGGAAACTCAATCCTCCATGGAATCGTCAGTACAAACATGCCGTCACTTTGACTTTTGTGAGATTCTCTTAGCAACCGCTAACTTTGACGATGCATTAGTAATTGGGAAAGGGGGTTTTGGAAAAGTTTACAAAGGTAACATTATCAATGGATCAAGTGTTGCGGTTGCTGCCATCAAACGGTTAGATTTAGTGTCCTCTCAAGGGGCCTCAGAGTTCTGGGCAGAAGTTGAGATGCTTTCAAACTTGCGTCACTGTCACCTTGTATCTTTATTTGGCTATTGTAATTATGAAAAAGAGATGATTCTCATCTACGAATATATGCCCAATGGAACACTTGAAGACCACCTCCATAAGCTTGGTACCCCTCTTTCTTGGCTTCAACGACTCAAGATCTGCATAGGTGCTGCTCGTGGGTTAGACTATCTCCACACCGGTACAGGGATTGATTTGGGTGTTATACATCGTGATGTCAAGCCCTCAAATATTTTGTTACATGAAAGCTGGTCAGCAAAAATATCAGATTTTGGATTGTCGAAAATAGGGCCAACAAATCAGCCGTGTACTTATATAAACACACTTGTTAAAGGAACTTTTGGGTATTTCGATCCAAATTATTTCACAACCGGAAAGCTAACAAGGAAGTCCGATGTGTATGCTTTTGGTGTGGTACTGTTGGAAGTGCTGTGTCGGAAGCGTGCAGTTGATAATAGTCTTGATGTGGGCCTGGCAACATGGGCTCAAGATTCTATCAAAGAAGGAAATTTAAAACATATTATTGATTCTTCTATAAGGTGTCAGATATCCTCAAAATGTTTGAAGGAGTTTGTTAGAATTGTAGAGAGATGTTTGCTTAGTAATCCAAAGCGGCGTCCTACCATGGCTGAGGTTGTGGTTGGTCTTGAGTCTGTACTGAACTTACAAGAGAAAAGGAATAGTTTGTTGCAACCTGCTGGAAGAACCATATTTGGTCGAATGGTTGATAGGTTCCCCTCCTTGTCTAGCAGAGAGAACTCTG CCCATGGTGGTTCAGATCTATCAACTAACAACAAAGGGGACAATAGAAATGTTGGTGATACTGTGGTTGATAACGAAGATTTCACAATTCCTATGCCAAGTTTGAAAGTATTTAAGTTTGTTGATCTAAAAAAAGCTACAAGAAACTTCAGTCAACATTTTCTCTTGGGCAGGGGAGGTTTGGGAGAGGTGTTCTTAGGTTGGGTTGACAAGAACACATTGGCCCCttcaagagagggtgttggaATTGCTGTTGCTGTTAAAAGGTACTCTGAAGATCTTCCAGAATGGGAG ACGGTGGTGACTGGCTTGGGGGAGTTGTCTCATCCAAACATTGTTAGTGTCTTGGGATATTCCGATGATAAAAAACACCAATGCTTGCTTGTTTATGAGTATATACACAACCGAAATCTTGGGCGCTTCTTATTTCAAG ATGAACATGATTTTGTTGAACCACTTTCATGGGGAACACGACTTATGATAATGATAGGAGTAGCTCGTGGGCTTGCTTTTATGCATTCGTCAAAAAATCAAGTCATACACGGTCATGTTGAACCATCTAATATATATTTGGATCAG AATTTTAATGCAAAACTAGGGGATTTTGTGTTGGCAAAATTTGGCCCAGAAATCCAGAAGTTGGACAGTATTACTACAGGAGTTATGTGTAGCTTAGGTTATTTCGACTCACAATATCTAAGCACAG GCCACTTGACTGTGAAGAGTGACATTTATAGCTTTGGAGTGGTGTTGTTGGAAACCTTAATAGGCCATCGAGCATGGAGTATAGAGTGGCCTATATCTGAGTTTAATTTAGTAGATAGAGACAAGGTAAAGAAAATAATTGATCCACATCTTAGGCATAATTATCCCCTAGAAGATGCTTTCAGTTGTGTTATGCTTGCATTAAGATGTGTTGCTATGGATCCCAAGGATAGGCCTTCAAGTGAGGAAGTTTTGCAAAGCTTAGAACAATTGCATGTTGTCAAAAGCTAA